Genomic segment of Bacteroidota bacterium:
CTTTACGTGTGATTTTATTATACTTCTTAATTCAAATACTTCATCCGAATCCTTACATCCGTTTTTTGGTACCAGGAAAAATGAACGGCTGTCAAAATACAAATGAAAAAAGTTCGGGCTTTCCAGGTAAGAACCCAATGCCGTCCATGGCCATGACTTAGAACCTTTTTCATGGGCCAATGTAAATCCCGCATCATCAAAACTCATACTGAACTTATCTTTAAAAGTTGCGGCTCTTTTATAAACCATCGTTGGCATAATAAACCAAAAACTAACCATCAATACCAACCATAAAAGAGCTCCAACCATAAATGCAAAAGGAGAAATATATTTCAGTACATAAAAAACAAATGAAGCAATGGCAAACACATTCACCAATATTATCATCAACCGGATTTCCTTCCGGCTGATGAAATGATAACGTAGTGCCTGTATTACCTGCTGTTTGTTATAATCAAAATGGATTGTCATCCTGTAAAATTATTTCTGTGTTTTCAAATCTTTTTCATGAATGCTCCATTCGCCGAGCTTTTCACCTTTCAATCCTAAAAATTCAACTGTCAGTTTCCTGTCATTACGTTTACCACTAAAAGAAAATTTTCCATAGTTCTGTTTCAGATCAAATCCAATAACCCGGTAGGGATTGTTTATTTCCTTGTCCTTAAACTCATAGCCATTTGAAGTGAGTGCTGAAACTGTTATATCATATAAAGAATAAGTACCCTGCCTATCAACTTTAATAATTTCACTATGATGACGATCCCCGGTGAGAAAAAGAACGCCGTTAATTTTATTCTCTTTCAGAAAATTCATCATTTCATCATACTCAGCAGGAAAATCCCACCATTTGTCGAAGGGTGAAGCTGGATTAATAGCCTGGCTACCCAACGTAATAATTTTAAACGGTGCGCTGCTGTACAACAAAGAATTTTTTAGCCAATCCATTTGTTGTTTGCCGAGCATTCTTTTTTCAGGATTAGGTTTCCCATTTACAGAATCTTTCATCTGGTCTGCACTCCGCCACCAGCGATCATCTGTTAAAAAAATATCTGCATCACCCCAGGTGATCATTGAGTAAATACCCTGACCGTTCTCTCCATATGAGGGGTTGCAGAAATAGCTGGAAAAAGCTTTGCGGCTTTCATCTTTCAAAATATAATTTGAACCAATATCATTAGGTCCATAATCATGATCATCCCATATTGCAAATTGCGGCATTGCCTTTAAAAAATTTTGTAATACTGGCTGAGCTCTATCATGAGAGGCACGATACCATAATCCCCATTTGCTGAAGTAATCTACTTCCCTTGTATACCACGCATCACCTAACCACAGCATAAAAGCAGATTTCTCTTTTGCCATTGTTACAAAGATGGATGAATCCTGGCCATAAGGCTTTCCCGGTCTGTCAAATTTAGGTTCATTGAAGTAAGCGCAGCTACCTGTTAAAAAACTAAAGTCCGGCACATCTTTCCTGTATTGCCACAGGTCTTTTGTTGTAAACTCCCCTCCTGTATTGGCAGGTTTTCCATTCACCAAAATTTTATATTGGTAAGTAGTATTAAAATCCAATCCGCCAACAGTAAATGTCACCGGATTAAAGTCATTACCCAATTCTCCTTTGTATAAAATTGTTTTTGATTTGGTGACTTCCCCTTTTCTATAATATTGCAGCGAAACAGACTTTACTTCAGGAGAAACCTCAACCCAAATTTTTGCGTCACGCAATTCAATTTGGCCAAGCATCGGGCCTGAAATAACCCGTGGTTGCGCAGCAATATAAAAGGAAATCAGCAGCAGAAAAGGAAGTATCGTTTTTTTCAAAATGTACACGGTTTAGCGCCACAATTTAAGTCAGAAAAAAAAGCAATTAAATAAAAAATAAAACCCCGGATAAGTTCCGGGGTTTTCAATAAAGTTATAATAGAATTGTATACTACTGTAACACATTCGTACCTGTTGCAGCGATATTAAATTTCTTTGCAAGTGTTTCATAAGGCATTTCCTTAAGTTCTTTAATTGTATATCCAGCAGCCGGTCCACTCATCATACGACCACCACCAACGCCTCCTGGAACTACTACATAGCGGAAATAATGCCCTGCCAATAAACCGTATTGAGTTGTGTTTGATAAATTCTTGATATAAACTATCAGGCGTCCAACAGCTGGTCTGTAATTTAGTTGAGCAATAACCCCAGCAGCCGGTGAAATATCATAAGGCAGCGCTTGCACGTTTGCCGTACCAGTTGGAAGTGCCGGAGAAGCAGCAAATGTATGATACACCATAGTCAAGCCCTGATCCATTACTGCCTGAGTCATAGAAGGAGCTGCGAAATTTGCACGTGAAGCAGTTCCTATTGTTGAAAATGCAGAGTCAACCCAACCTGGATTAAAAGTAGTAGGAGCAGCCAACCACGCAGAATATATTACATTGGCAGTACCGGCAGGACCAGCGGGACCGGCAGGACCAGCAGGACCAGCGGGGCCAGAAGGGCCTTGCGGACCAATACCACCATTCGTTCCGTTTGTCCCGTTTGAACCAGCAGGGCCTTGCGGACCAGTACCTCCAACAGGACCTTCGGGACCTTCCTTCGTACAATTTACAATGATGAAACTTAATGCAACTAATAGAACAGATAAGAGTCTGAGTTTTCTCATAACGTTTGTTTTGGCAGTTAAGAAGTTGTAGTAGTTTATCTTAATAAGATAGCTCTTAAAAGATGATTTAAAGATAAAGGAAAAAAATCCAATCCCGAGTGAGATTTTTAAAAAAAAATCCCGGAAACACCCATTTGTCCACAAGACCGCTAACAATTACTTTTGCCACTCAATAACCAAATCTGGCTTTATGAAGAAATTTTATTTGCTGGCAACACTTGTTCTTCTTTTGGTCTCACCTGCTTTTTCCCAAATAAAAAAAGGTACAAGAATGGTAGGTGCAACCGTAGGAACGGTGTTTTATAATTCAGGCAAAACTGAATATAGTTTTCCTCCACCCACTACAGGATATACATCCGATGTAAAAAGTTATGGTATTAATTTGGGGCCGTCAATGGGCTGGTTTGTGTCCGATAATACTGCTATAGGTACAAGCTTTCTTTTTTCTCACAGCAAAAACGAAACAACCGATGTGAGTGATGCAACAGGAAATACTTTTAATAATGACAACTCTACACGTTTTAATCTTGGCATTGGCGGATTTGCAAGAAATTATTTTAAAACTACAGGCAGCATGCTGCCATTTGGCCAGTTT
This window contains:
- a CDS encoding alkaline phosphatase family protein, which codes for MKKTILPFLLLISFYIAAQPRVISGPMLGQIELRDAKIWVEVSPEVKSVSLQYYRKGEVTKSKTILYKGELGNDFNPVTFTVGGLDFNTTYQYKILVNGKPANTGGEFTTKDLWQYRKDVPDFSFLTGSCAYFNEPKFDRPGKPYGQDSSIFVTMAKEKSAFMLWLGDAWYTREVDYFSKWGLWYRASHDRAQPVLQNFLKAMPQFAIWDDHDYGPNDIGSNYILKDESRKAFSSYFCNPSYGENGQGIYSMITWGDADIFLTDDRWWRSADQMKDSVNGKPNPEKRMLGKQQMDWLKNSLLYSSAPFKIITLGSQAINPASPFDKWWDFPAEYDEMMNFLKENKINGVLFLTGDRHHSEIIKVDRQGTYSLYDITVSALTSNGYEFKDKEINNPYRVIGFDLKQNYGKFSFSGKRNDRKLTVEFLGLKGEKLGEWSIHEKDLKTQK
- a CDS encoding YcxB family protein, yielding MTIHFDYNKQQVIQALRYHFISRKEIRLMIILVNVFAIASFVFYVLKYISPFAFMVGALLWLVLMVSFWFIMPTMVYKRAATFKDKFSMSFDDAGFTLAHEKGSKSWPWTALGSYLESPNFFHLYFDSRSFFLVPKNGCKDSDEVFELRSIIKSHVKKG